In the Spirochaetales bacterium genome, AAGGCTTTCCTGTAATTCTTCCTTGACCTTGACATAATCTCCGGCCCAGAAATCATCGGACATTGAAATGTTTATGGAACTGAGCGATTTACAGGTGATATTCAGCGTCAATTTAATCGAGCGGACCAGGATGTTTCTGATCATGAGAAGCATGAGGTAACTGCTTCGCCGTGAAGAATAATCCCAGCTGTAAACTTCCTGTGCGTTATCCGAATAAAAAACGATTTGTTGTTCATCGGGGAAAAAGAGAATCATTTGCGAAATATCTTTCTTATTATACCACGCCCCTTCGAGATATTCTTCAAATACAGCCGTCCCGCTGCTTGATAAAAGCTCCCTGAATTTCTTGTCTTCGATAATATCTCCGGGAATTCTTTCCGAGGGGGGGATGAACTCGTACTTGTTACTCGCATATACCCATTGATATGTTTCCCTGATAAGGTCGTTCGCGTTTCCGGAATCCTTGTCCGTCCGTTCGATGACGATCGGAAAACTTTCACCTGTTTTTTGCCCGAGTTCATACGATGCCGACCGCTTTTTTCGTTGAATGGTGATTGTCCCGTTTGAAACAAGCCGGCAGATCGGTACAAAATAGAGCCCCGGATGTGAGGGCGATGGGGTTCGCCGGAAAACATCCAGTGTGACATCCTTGTTGTTCATGCCGCTGAAAACGATTTCCTTGCTGTAATCCCCTACAATATCGATACATTCGAGGTCAAAAACACGATGGTTGGTGGCATTGGTAAAGGATTCCCATGAACGGACGTATGTGTTTCGAACTTCGTCAAACTCCACAACGACCAGTTTTATGAACAGTTCCGGATCATCGACTATCTTGATGATAAGTATCTGTTCATCGATGATATCGAGGTCAAGATTCACATTGATTGTCTGAAGAAGGAATTCGTTTTTTGCAAGCGGTACTTTTGACTGAAGGTCAGCGGAAAGGGAATCGTCCCCTTCGGAAAAAAGAGAATCCGCATAGAGCGTGTCTCCGGTTTCCCGTGTCGAAACACCGGGAATATCCGCCTCCGTCGAATCGATATCGGGAATCCTCGGTGCACATGCCGGTCCCAGGAGTACACACAAGAGAATGACAAAAGGAATTTTATTTTTCATGATTCGTCTTTCTTAAAATATACGGTTAGCATGGAAAGAACTTCCCGGCGAATATCGGCAATCGGACGGGTGAATTTGAATCCGGCCGCGTTTTTGTGCCCGCCGCCCCCGAAGTGCTGCGCTATTTTACACACGTCGATATCGCCTTTTGAGCGGAGTGAACATCGTGTCACCCCTTTCAGGTCCTGTTTGATAAACATGGATACCTTGACGTCCTTTGCCTTGAGGGGGATATTGATAATCGCCCGGGATTCCTCAAAGGAAGCTCCGGTATTGATTATCGTATCCTTGAGCATGGTCTGAATGGCGACATGGTTATTTATTTTCAGTTCAAGCGAACTGAGTACCTTCGACTGGAGAATGATCGAGGGGATTGAATCGGTTTCATAGACCTGGGTATAGATTTCATTCGGATTGACGCCGATTTTCACGAGTTCATGGGCGATTTTAAAAGTGAGTGATGACGTTTTCGGATAGATAAAGGAGCCCGTATCATAGACGATTGCCATGTAAAGTGCGTTTGCCATCGGCAGGTCGATCGGTATTTTACTTTTTTTGATGAACTGATAAATGATTTCCGCCGTCGAAGAGGCATTTTTTGCGATGACAAAATTACATTGGCTATCATCGTCGCTGTCATGATGGTCGATGATAAAAAACTCTTTCACATGCGGGAGAATGTATGTCGAAATATCGCCGATATTGTTCGTGTCGTTTGTGTCGAGGATAAAAAGGGTGAAATCCTCGAGACCCCGTGGAAGATTTTTTTCTCCGCTGAAGTAGCCGATTTCATTTGTCACATCGACGAATTTGAAATTGAACGGGGTAGGGTCATTATTAATAATATATGCCTGTTTACCCAATTTTTTTAATACAAGAAGAAAGGCGTATTCACTGCCGATTGCATCTCCGTCAGGACTTTCATGCGCGCAAATAATAAACTTGTCATTTTTTTCGATACATTCGATCAACGTTTTGAAATTCATGATTGGCTGTTCTCCATATCTCTCCCAATATATATACTTGAACCTTTTTTTAGAATTTGCAAATTTTTTAATTCCTTTAACGGGTATTCCGGCCCAAGAAACACTCCCGGCTCGATGGTAAATCCACGGGGAAGCCTTCCGTTAGTTCCGATTAACGTCAGCCCCCTGCGGATATGTTCTGGAAATGAGGAGTTTTTTATCGATGAGGGACATCCGCCGATAGTACAACATTCGGGTATATTGAAGGCGGCGGTTTTGAAATCGTCCTGGAACGGAAATATAATGGCATTGCGAATCTGTGTATTTTTACCGATTCTGTTGTTATTCATAATTACGGAGTTGATGACTTTAGCATTCTTTTGAACGACGACATTGGAAAAAACAATTGAGTTTTCAATATATCCGTCTATCTCGACCCCCTGGGAAATATAGGAGTTTTTGATACAGCCGGACTCTCCGACATACATCCCTTTCCCGTCATGGTTCAGATTCGACTGCCTTAGTAAAAACTCCGTCACATCTGTCTGTCTCATGTTGTTTAAAAGCCAGAGATTCCCCTCATACATCTCCATTATGCGATTATGAAACAAAACCTGGCCGGAAACATTTTCCATCCGTTCGAATTGCTGTTCCAGTATCGCGTCAAAAAGACGGGAAAGTGGGGTGAGGGATCTTTTTTTTGTTCCTCCG is a window encoding:
- a CDS encoding pallilysin-related adhesin codes for the protein MKNKIPFVILLCVLLGPACAPRIPDIDSTEADIPGVSTRETGDTLYADSLFSEGDDSLSADLQSKVPLAKNEFLLQTINVNLDLDIIDEQILIIKIVDDPELFIKLVVVEFDEVRNTYVRSWESFTNATNHRVFDLECIDIVGDYSKEIVFSGMNNKDVTLDVFRRTPSPSHPGLYFVPICRLVSNGTITIQRKKRSASYELGQKTGESFPIVIERTDKDSGNANDLIRETYQWVYASNKYEFIPPSERIPGDIIEDKKFRELLSSSGTAVFEEYLEGAWYNKKDISQMILFFPDEQQIVFYSDNAQEVYSWDYSSRRSSYLMLLMIRNILVRSIKLTLNITCKSLSSINISMSDDFWAGDYVKVKEELQESLYSKESVVVKPSEVQLSGIFEEEFPGEDKSIQIIFEPPYFTWTDESNDSMTDYSGGFAVLNNVPVINDFYYQKHFQNIPDELDEQAYDDLIKKISSQTGRLLFKQSYLFDKASKNYLVKPNIDSTDKTELWKLFVSTGYKGFREYAISVISFKILKENGLIDRVENYLLEYVVQEGIDGNSIKKVIVFTPARLLVNGIEAVSQDSFRLVQHIEKE
- a CDS encoding bifunctional oligoribonuclease/PAP phosphatase NrnA, translated to MNFKTLIECIEKNDKFIICAHESPDGDAIGSEYAFLLVLKKLGKQAYIINNDPTPFNFKFVDVTNEIGYFSGEKNLPRGLEDFTLFILDTNDTNNIGDISTYILPHVKEFFIIDHHDSDDDSQCNFVIAKNASSTAEIIYQFIKKSKIPIDLPMANALYMAIVYDTGSFIYPKTSSLTFKIAHELVKIGVNPNEIYTQVYETDSIPSIILQSKVLSSLELKINNHVAIQTMLKDTIINTGASFEESRAIINIPLKAKDVKVSMFIKQDLKGVTRCSLRSKGDIDVCKIAQHFGGGGHKNAAGFKFTRPIADIRREVLSMLTVYFKKDES